TTCATCCGTTCGTTCATGACACAGCTCTCTTTCCACGGCACAACCAATCCTCCTTGATTTGTACCGTATTATAAGTGTTACCTATGTCATGAGTCTAAACTGTAACCTATGTTCTGGGTTTGTACCATCATCTCCCACCTGCCGCTGACGCTCTAGGTGGGGTACCTCGCAATTATCTCCTTCCTCCTCCCCCGCCAGAGGCACATCGGATAGATCGTAGGCGTATTTGGGGTGTTTATCACGGTCGGGGCCGCTCTCTTGTAGGCTCACGCCGCGGCGTGAGCCTACAGAGCGCCCGAGGCCTGCAGAGCACCTGGAGCCTCCGCATGTCGCGTACGAAGGGATTGTCTCCGGCGAGTCTGAAGACTCGTCGGGCACAACGCCGGAGCGTTGTCCCGCTTCGGTGCCGCATTGCTCGCGTTGAGATTCTTCGGTCGGCCACAATTTTTCCCGTTCGGCGACCTCGTTGTCGTCGCGCGGCGGGCGGTATGTTTCGTTTTGGCCGTGCACCGGCACATGGTAGGCGCACCCCCCTACCCATCCGCATTTCTGCGGGTCGCCATCGCGCTCTTTTTTGAACTCATCCATCTGTTTCAATTCTTTGAGCAACTTGAACGCCCGCGTCAACTGACGATCCAATCGCATTTCGTAGCGCTGGAACAGGACCGCCCAGTTGCTTTCGGGGATCGATTTCAAATCGATCAGATCGCGCATCTTGGTTTCGACAAGCTCTTCGAGCCGCGCGGCGTCATCGGGATCATCGTCATCGAGCCGGTGTAGATATCGCTCGCAGGAGCGGATAGTGTTTTCGTGGATTTCGTCGAGCTGGACCCGGATTTTGGCCGTTTCGGCGGCTATTACCCGTCGCCGTCGCCAGATACACTCGGCGATTTTGTACACGAGGTCTTCCTGGAAATGGCCTTGCGGTTCGAGGTCTTTAAAGAGCGACTCGACCAGATCGAGGTAATCCTGTTTGTTTTCGGTTTTTCGCGGGGCGTCGATCACGAGTGTTTTGGCATAGAGGCCGTGTTTGACGGCGTTTTGGGATGATTTGGTTCTACCTTGTGGTGTTTTTGGCCCGGTGGATTTGCGGGCGTTTTGGCGGTTGCTTTTGGTTTTGGTGCTGTCTTTTGTCTCCGCGGGTGCCCCACAGCTTGCTGTGGGAACGGTGGATCGACTCGAGACCCTCGACTTAGCCCCTTTTAGTGCGCGGTCCCGCGCTTCGCGGGATCCCCCATCTGCCCGTTCGGGGGGCGCCACCTGACGGTTGGCTGATGATTTCTTTTTTGCGGACATAATCCCTCCTGTAATCTCTTGTTCCGTTGGGTCTTGATTCCGGCTTGCCGGAATTGTGACCCGACGGAATCCTTTTGATTTGATGGTTTTATTACAGGAGTCCGCGGATGCATTTTGCTATGATGTTGTAGGGAAAATGTAGCGGGCAAATAAAAAGGTCCGCTACTGGAACGGACCTGGGGGCTCCGTAGAGCCAAACCTACGAGACGATTGTCTCTTACTGGAAGTTGACAAACAATCGCCGATTAAGTACATTCATATCCAGTTTATTCATTCCCGATCACCTTGTCAAGAGGATTTTTATCATGGGGAGTTCACACAAATTCCGTACTATTTTGGGTCTCGACCTGGGGCCTAATTCCATTGGTTGGGCCATAATCGGCCAACATGACAACTCACCGGACACGCTGGTAGACACAGGCGTCCGGATTTTTTCCGCCGGACTCGATGGTCTCGAAGCCGACGGCAAAGGCAAATCGCGCAACGCCGACAGGCGCGCAGCTCGCGGGCGAAGACGCCATCTTGAACGCCACACCCGTCGGCTGATAAAGCTCGCGAGCGCGCTGCAGCGCAAGGGATTGCTGCCCGACGGCGATATAGCCGATTCCCACACACGCCATAATCTTTTTTTGCAGTTGGACAAAGACCTGGGTTCGCCCTATCAACTACGGGCACGAGCGCTTGACGAAAAACTCAGCGAGTTTGAGTTGGGACGTGCCCTGTATCATATGGCACAGCGGAGAGGCTTTCTGAGTAACCGCAAATCCGCGCCAAAAGATGAAAAAGAAGAAGGCGAGGTTAAAAGCGCCATAAGCGAACTTGACCGGCAAATGCAGGCAGCCGGAGCACGAACCCTCGGCGAGTATTTTGCGGGCCTCGATCCGAAACAGACCCGCATTCGCGATTGCTATACATCACGGAAAATGTATGACGATGAGTTCAAGCTCATCTGGGAGGCTCAATTTAAGCATTATCCACAGTTATTGGACGAGGACTTCCGCAAAGAAGTTCATCGGGCAATCTTCCATCAACGGCCTTTGAAGAGCCAAAAGCACTTGATAGGCGAATGCGAGCTTGAGACCGGGCGCAAAAGAGCGCCCTGGGCCTTACTCGAAGCCCAGCGATTCCGCTATATACAGACGGTCAACAACCTGATCATCCGCAACGATGGCGACACTCAGGAACGCGGCCTCACCGAAGCGGAGCACGCAACGCTGCTGCAGGCTCTTGAAAATGATGGTGACATGACTTTCCCGAAAATTCGCAAGCTGCTTCAACTCTCGAAAACGTCTAAATTCAATCTTGAGGAAGGCGGCGAGAAAAGAATTCCCGGCAATCGCACCGCGGCAAAAATGCGCAAGATATTCGGAGCCGAGCAATGGTCAGAAATGTCGGTTTGCGGGCGAGAACAGGCTGTCGAAGATGTTCGCAGCATTGTCAATGATGAGACCCTGAAAAAACGCGCGCTATCGCACTGGGCACTCGATGAGGACTCCGCCAAATCCATGCTGAAAATGCGGCTGGATGAAGGCTACTGTGCCTTCTCTCGTCAGGCTATTCACAAACTCTTGCCCTTACTTGAGAAAGGCTTGCCGCTTCAGACTGCCATAAAGGAGCGCTATCCCGAACGATGGGAACGGAAAGAAGCGACGCATAACCTTCTCCCCCCGGTCGACAGCGACGATATGCCAACCCTCCGCAATCCCATCGTGGAACGCACCCTCACAGAACTGCGCAGAGTCGTAAACAGCCTGATAGCCCGCCATGGAAGACCGGATTTTATCCGCATTGAACTGGCGCGAGAGCTTCGCCAGAGCGCCAAACAACGCGGCGACACCACCAAACGGATGCGCGCCAAAGAGGACGAGCGCAAGGCCGCCGCGGAGGTGATTCTGAAGGAACTCGAGATTGAAGATCCGAGCCCCGATGATCTCCTAAAATTCGCCCTTGCGGAAGAGTGCGACTGGACATGTCCCTACACTGGAAAATCAATCAGCATGGGCGCCCTTTATGGCTCGCATCCGCAATTCGATATCGAACACATAATACCCTTTAGCCGTTGTCTGGATAATTCGTTCACAAACAAGACTCTCTGCTGTGTCACGGAGAACAGGAGGGTAAAGGGAAACAAGACGCCGCATGAGGCTTACGCCGGCACGGAAAAGTGGGACGATATTTTAACCCATGTCAATGGGTTCAAAGGTAATGTGGCGCGAGAAAAACTCCGCCGCTTCAAATTGCACGGGCAGGAACTTCGAGACTTCATCAATTCCTTCACCGACAGACAATTGAACGACACGCGCTGGGCTTCCCGGTGGGCAAAAATGTATCTCGGCCTTCTTTATGGCGGAATCGATGGCGACGGGATTGACGCTTCCGGTGTAAGAAGGGTTCAGGCGACAAGCGGCCCTGTGACCGCCTATCTGCGAAGCGAATGGCAACTCAACCGCATTCTCGGCGACGGCCCCGGCAAATCGCGCGACGACCACCGCCATCATGCTGTCGATGCCGTCGTGACTGCCCTGACGGAAGCATCGGCAGTAAAACGCCTCTCCGACGCCGCACAACGCGCTCCTGAAGCACGACGGCGGTTTTTCGCCCCAATCGATCCGCCGTGGAAGTCTTTCTTCGATGATGTGCGACTGGGGATAGAAAATGTTGTGGTTTCTCACCGCGTATCGAAACGCGTACGTGGCGCCCTTCACGAGGAAACCATTTACGGAAAACCATATGTGGCTGACGACGGTTTTGAGTACGTGCACCTGCGAAGGCCGCTGGCTTCCTTGTCCGCCCGTGACCTCACCAACATCGCCGATCAAAGGGTTCGGCAATGTGTGGTTGACAAACTGGAGGAGCTGGGCGAACCCAACCCCGCCAAAGCGTTCAAAGATACCGCCAATCACCCCGCGCTCACGGCCGGGAATGGCGCACAAATTCCGATACATAAGGTCCGGGTTCGCCTCAAGCTGGCTACCTTCAATGTTGGCGATGAAAAAACTCCCCGTCACGTGCAGTCCGACACAAACCACCACATGGAACTTGTCGCCGTAACCGACGATTCCGGCGCTGTCACCAAATGGGAAGGTCACGCTGTCAGCATGTACGAGGCTTATCTGAGACGGAAAAACGGGGCGCCAATCGTGCAGCGTGATTTCGGGGAAAACCGTCGTTTTGCCTTTTCGCTAGCAAACGGCGAAGTAATCGAGATCGACAGCAAAGACGACCCAGGGACGCGAGTTCGTTGCGTGATTCGGTCGATCGAGAGTTCAGGCAGCGGCAATATTCGCTGGATGTTGCTTTCTGACGCAAGAGTGGAGTCCAGACTATCGAGGGCGGGAAGGTCGGCCAGCCCTGACGTACTGCGGAAACTACACTGCCAAAAGCTATTTGTGACTCCCGTGGGTGACCTTCGAAACGCCAATGACTGAGCAACTCGGCCCGCTAAAGATGCTCTCTCCATCTGTCGATAATAGACAGTGGGGAAATGGAAAAACGAGTTATCGACTTATCCGAAGAAGCAGCATCGTTGAGCGTTCACCTCGGGCAACTTCTTATCAGGCGGCCTGAAAGGGAAGATTCTGTCCCGCTGGAAGATATCCTGGCGCTGATTGTATCCCACCCGGCCGTGCACTATACGCATGCAGTTTTGAGCGGCATATGCTCTTCAGGCGGCATATTTATCTCCTGTAATGATAGACGGATGCCCGCCGGCATGCTCCTCCCGCTTGACGGGAACTTCGTTCAGGCCGAACGCTTTGCCATACAGGCGGGCGCCTCGTTGCCCGTCAAGAAGAACGCCTGGAAGCAAATTGTCTCCGCCAAAATACGGGCGCAGGGCTGCCTTCTCGCCAAGCTCAACGGCGGCGACAGCGGCCTGCTCCGCCTCGCCGCTCAAGTTCAGTCCGGCGATAGCGGAAACCTTGAGGCTCTCGCTTCCCGCCGCTACTGGCCCGCTCTGTTCGACGAAAAATTCCGACGCGTGCCGGGGGCAGACAATGATATCAATCGCCTATTGAATTATGGCTATGCCATTCTGAGGGGAATCGTTTCCCGCGCCGTCTGCGCCGCCGGGCTGCACCCCTGCCTGGGTATACATCACCACAACCGCTACAATTCCTTCTGCCTCGCCGATGATCTCATGGAGCCATATCGCCCCTGTGTGGATAAAATCGTCCACCGCCTTGTTGGCGACTTTGGTCCGGGCGTCGACCTGGATAGAGACTCCAAATCAATTTTGATTTCCGGGCTGATGTCAGCGAAATGCCGCGTCAAAAAGGAATATCTGTCAATCTTTGAGAGTACATCCCGATTGGCCGGCTCTCTGCTCTCAATGCTCGAGGGCAAAAAGCAAAAGCTTTGCGTTCCGGAGTTCAGAAATGACAAAGCGAAGACGTGACTTTTCGGAGTACCGAGCTGTGTGGCTGTTTGCGATGTTTGATTTGCCTGTCGATAGTCCCGCCGCTCGACGGCAGTACACCAACTTCCGCAAAAGTCTTCTGAAGCAAGGATTCACAATGCTTCAGTACTCGGTCTACTCGCGGTACTGCAACAGCGAGGAACGGGCAACGGTGTTCCGGGAGCGGCTAAAAAAGACACTCCCGCCACAAGGAGAGGTGCGTCTGCTGGCCGTAACCGATCATCAATTCGGAAAAATGCAGGTATTTCTCGGAAAAAAACGGGCGCAGACCGAAAAACCACCCGAACAATTACTACTTTTTTGACAGGGGAAACAGCAAAACCCCCTGTTAAACAAGCGTTAACAAGGGGTTTAAATGTACTTAATCGGTTATTGCTGTCAAGCTCCAGCGGTAATCACGGATGGCCATTATGTTGGAACAATGTACTTAATCGGTTATTGCTGTCAAGCTCCAGCAATCTGGCGCGTTTGACGCTGACCCTATTGAATGTACTTAATCGGTTATTGCTGTCAAGCTCCAGCTCTACCCATTGGATAGTATTTGTATTGTGTAATGTACTTAATCGGTTATTGCTGTCAAGCTCCAGCTTTGAATGTCATTCCCCACTCGTTTCAACAAATGTACTTAATCGGTTATTGCTGTCAAGCTCCAGCGCGACCCGATGAAGACATAGCGGTCTTTGGAATGTACTTAATCGGTTATTGCTGTCAAGCTCCAGCGCGGTTAAGAAGGAATGTGTGTGCCCACTCAATGTACTTAATCGGTTATTGCTGTCAAGCTCCAGCTTGGTCGAACATGACAGCCATGACGATGAGAATGTACTTAATCGGTTATTGCTGTCAAGCTCCAGCCGTTTTCCGGCGTTAAGGCTAACAAGCTAAAATGTACTTAATCGGTTATTGCTGTCAAGCTCCAGCAAAGTAATACTCTATAAGTCATTACCAAAAAATGTACTTAATCGGTTATTGCTGTCAAGCTCCAGCCTCTTGGCGTTTTTCTTGGTTTTCTTTTCTAATGTACTTAATCGGTTATTGCTGTCAAGCTCCAGCACCGTAAGTCCGGATGCCGGCGCCGGAATATAATGTACTTAATCGGTTATTGCTGTCAAGCTCCAGCAAAGCCGAACTCAACAAATCAAGGCGGCTCAATGTACTTAATCGGTTATTGCTGTCAAGCTCCAGCAATATGACGATTAAAGAGTTGAACCGCGCCAATGTACTTAATCGGTTATTGCTGTCAAGCTCCAGCTGGCTCCGGCATCTGCGCTACAACCGTAGCAATGTACTTAATCGGTTATTGCTGTCAAGCTCCAGCTCTGGCCCTGCTGCGCAATCTGCGCAACAAATGTACTTAATCGGTTATTGCTGTCAAGCTCCAGCAACGGGAGACCACGATCTTATGATAGGCGCAATGTACTTAATCGGTTATTGCT
This sequence is a window from Candidatus Zixiibacteriota bacterium. Protein-coding genes within it:
- the cas9 gene encoding type II CRISPR RNA-guided endonuclease Cas9 (Cas9, originally named Csn1, is the large, multifunctional signature protein of type II CRISPR/Cas systems. It is well known even to general audiences because its RNA-guided endonuclease activity has made it a popular tool for custom editing of eukaryotic genomes.), with product MGSSHKFRTILGLDLGPNSIGWAIIGQHDNSPDTLVDTGVRIFSAGLDGLEADGKGKSRNADRRAARGRRRHLERHTRRLIKLASALQRKGLLPDGDIADSHTRHNLFLQLDKDLGSPYQLRARALDEKLSEFELGRALYHMAQRRGFLSNRKSAPKDEKEEGEVKSAISELDRQMQAAGARTLGEYFAGLDPKQTRIRDCYTSRKMYDDEFKLIWEAQFKHYPQLLDEDFRKEVHRAIFHQRPLKSQKHLIGECELETGRKRAPWALLEAQRFRYIQTVNNLIIRNDGDTQERGLTEAEHATLLQALENDGDMTFPKIRKLLQLSKTSKFNLEEGGEKRIPGNRTAAKMRKIFGAEQWSEMSVCGREQAVEDVRSIVNDETLKKRALSHWALDEDSAKSMLKMRLDEGYCAFSRQAIHKLLPLLEKGLPLQTAIKERYPERWERKEATHNLLPPVDSDDMPTLRNPIVERTLTELRRVVNSLIARHGRPDFIRIELARELRQSAKQRGDTTKRMRAKEDERKAAAEVILKELEIEDPSPDDLLKFALAEECDWTCPYTGKSISMGALYGSHPQFDIEHIIPFSRCLDNSFTNKTLCCVTENRRVKGNKTPHEAYAGTEKWDDILTHVNGFKGNVAREKLRRFKLHGQELRDFINSFTDRQLNDTRWASRWAKMYLGLLYGGIDGDGIDASGVRRVQATSGPVTAYLRSEWQLNRILGDGPGKSRDDHRHHAVDAVVTALTEASAVKRLSDAAQRAPEARRRFFAPIDPPWKSFFDDVRLGIENVVVSHRVSKRVRGALHEETIYGKPYVADDGFEYVHLRRPLASLSARDLTNIADQRVRQCVVDKLEELGEPNPAKAFKDTANHPALTAGNGAQIPIHKVRVRLKLATFNVGDEKTPRHVQSDTNHHMELVAVTDDSGAVTKWEGHAVSMYEAYLRRKNGAPIVQRDFGENRRFAFSLANGEVIEIDSKDDPGTRVRCVIRSIESSGSGNIRWMLLSDARVESRLSRAGRSASPDVLRKLHCQKLFVTPVGDLRNAND
- the cas1 gene encoding type II CRISPR-associated endonuclease Cas1; the protein is MEKRVIDLSEEAASLSVHLGQLLIRRPEREDSVPLEDILALIVSHPAVHYTHAVLSGICSSGGIFISCNDRRMPAGMLLPLDGNFVQAERFAIQAGASLPVKKNAWKQIVSAKIRAQGCLLAKLNGGDSGLLRLAAQVQSGDSGNLEALASRRYWPALFDEKFRRVPGADNDINRLLNYGYAILRGIVSRAVCAAGLHPCLGIHHHNRYNSFCLADDLMEPYRPCVDKIVHRLVGDFGPGVDLDRDSKSILISGLMSAKCRVKKEYLSIFESTSRLAGSLLSMLEGKKQKLCVPEFRNDKAKT
- the cas2 gene encoding CRISPR-associated endonuclease Cas2, translated to MWLFAMFDLPVDSPAARRQYTNFRKSLLKQGFTMLQYSVYSRYCNSEERATVFRERLKKTLPPQGEVRLLAVTDHQFGKMQVFLGKKRAQTEKPPEQLLLF